The sequence below is a genomic window from Pseudorca crassidens isolate mPseCra1 chromosome 7, mPseCra1.hap1, whole genome shotgun sequence.
tTTCTCTAGTAAGAATTTAATGAACAAAGAAAACTCCTAAACTGAGTTAAtacaaagtatatatttattctcttaaccaCAATGTATACATGCACAtaatattatgtaaataaaaataatttaaatctttataaatagtgaaataaatattaaagtagataaataaatatttaagtagatAAGTAAGTAGATAGATCAGCATGGGCATCTATGAGGGACGAGTGCCTGTAGAGTAGAACATCATGTTGCTTAATATTCCTGAAAACACTTGACAAATTCATTCAATTCAGGGCAtgatgagagcagaaatgagaGTCTTTGACATGGCAGCACAGGTGGAAGTGTGGTCTTGTTAGTGAGAATCATTTCTCAGGTTGAACGAGGTGTGTGTCATTCCTTCCTCCTGAGTCTTTCTTACAAGTTCGTTGATGAAGAGAAGGATCTCATGACTTCTGCTCTGACAATCTCCCAGGCACAAGGGCTGTACTTCTTCTCTTGCAGATAGACAGTGATTCTGTGGAAGTATTTCCTCACAGCCAGGATGGAGTCCTCCTTCAGCAGGGGAGTCCCTTCCAGCCCCGCCTCCTGCATCAGACAGGCTTGCAGGTCAGTGAGCTGCTGATAAAGTGCAGTGCAGAACTTGTCCAGGAGGGTCTCATCCCAAGCAGCAGCCGAGCCCTCTGTGCTGAAGAGCTGGAAGGTCTGCTGGATCATCTCATGGACGACAGCGATGGCTTGAGCCTTCTGGAACTGGTTGCCTCCAAACGCCTCCTGGGGGAATCCAAAGTCATTTCTGTCCTTCAGGCAGGAGAAGGGGGAGATTCTCCTCATCTGTCGCAGGAGCATCAGGGCCCTCGTGTTAGCCAGGCTGTGGGTCTGAGGCAGGTCGCAGCCCAGAGAGCAGTTGGAGTGGCAGCTGAGCAGCACCAGGGCCAGGAGTAAGGACAAGGTTGGGGCCATCGGGGACCCTGCAGATGCTGCTGGCCTGGCTGAGGTGGGGTCTCTGTGAACTCTGCTCTCTAGGTTCTCTGAAGACCTTCCTTCAAGCCTGGGTCTTAAATGGGAGCGAAttggtttccattttctgaaTGTTCCCTCTTACTTTCtacttctgtttttgcttttcattttgcactCTCCAGACAGGTTAGGGCAGCGTTTCTCAACCACTGTTTTTCATCCTTGCCTCCCCTTCTCCTGCCCACAGAacctttctagatattttttttccatatggccCCCCTATGAAATTTTGATACACAGATATACTGGGTACATCAGTATGTACTCCATGCGTATCTCtactttataaatagaaaaagaaagtgaaaagttttttctttttattcaaagcAGTGGTGAGTATGACAAAAATATTTAGGCTAAAAATTAGCTGTAAAAGCTACTGCAATTAATTTAACATTTTGGTTAAGTGTGCAGAATGACTTTTAATGTAATACATTTACTTAATAAATAGGAATGTATCAAACtacatattcaataaaaatttatacaaATACTTCGTAAGAATACCAAtgtatagatatattttaaaatctatcaaAACTGCTAAAACCattgaaaatttaaatgattttcttaacatttatttttaagtaattctGAGTTTTGATTCATATCATAAAATGATTTCTTACTTCGCTAGCTGCTAGATATTCCTCTAGATATTGTCAACAACTTTTTCTCTTTAGGACTAGACGTAATTATTGATCTCCTAGATAACttttttagaattaaataataaaatacaacctATTTGTGCTTAATTCCCGATGCCCACATCACACTGAGGCTCAAACATAAGCAAAATCCACAAGACAGACAAGGACAGCTCGTAAGTAAGCAGAGGGCACCTCTCACATTATGACTTTGAGTTCAATCATATGATGGAGAGAAAGTCCTGTAATGAAACATCAAGCACCATGGCTTGTAGCACTGATCCTGCATATTGTGTATCTTCCATGCACTCAATGTCAATGCCTCTCGTCTCATACACAAgaaaacccaaagagaaaaatgaatacaaagGATAGGGTTGGATAGGGTTGAGCTTTGGAGTGCCACCCACCATTGTAGTAGTTAAGATTTGTTCGCACCCCTAACGACTACTGTTTGTACCCGTGGGAGCGATCTGCTCCCAGATGATTTAGGAATCATCATCGATTTGaatctttctctgtatttttgcaTTGAATTTCAGATTCCCCAAAGGACTGTCAGAGGTTCCAATCCAAGCCTATtcttttcaaacaaaagaaaaccatctttGTAATTAATTGAGAACTGGATAAATGTTGATTGGTATCATGGAAAGAATTCACTTTCAACTCTGATCatgaattcttttattttgcagTGGATGTTCTGTGGCCTCAGCCCCCTCTAATACCGATCTTTCAATAAATAATAGGTATGTGACTCTCTGTGGCAAATCAGCTCTGTAGCAACTGGACTCTGTCGTATTCTCTGTGGTATCCTCGGCACCAGGCCCAGTGTAATCACGCAAcaggtaattttttctttttttttttttttttttgcggtacgtgggcctctcactgttttggcctctcacattgcggagcacaggctccggacacgcaggctcagcggccatggctcacgggcccagccgctctgcggcatgagggatcttcccagaccggggcacgaacccgtgtcccctgcatcggcaggcggactctcaaccactgcgccaccagggaagcccgaacaggTACTTTTAACGAAAGCAGTTTCTCAGATGGTCTCCTCCCACTGGAAGGCAGTTACGAATGACCAAGCTATTTTCCTTTATCACGGTCGTATTTGCTGGGATTATAATAGACAGTGGCTGGTATTCCCACTCTACTCCTACTGGTATCAGCCATGCCTACTGAGTTTGTTGCTAAAACCACTAGGATTCTCTTTCCTTTAAGGTGCCTATGGCTCTGGGGATTCAAGTTGTAAGAGCAGCACAA
It includes:
- the LOC137227880 gene encoding interferon alpha-4-like encodes the protein MAPTLSLLLALVLLSCHSNCSLGCDLPQTHSLANTRALMLLRQMRRISPFSCLKDRNDFGFPQEAFGGNQFQKAQAIAVVHEMIQQTFQLFSTEGSAAAWDETLLDKFCTALYQQLTDLQACLMQEAGLEGTPLLKEDSILAVRKYFHRITVYLQEKKYSPCAWEIVRAEVMRSFSSSTNL